In one window of Camelina sativa cultivar DH55 chromosome 15, Cs, whole genome shotgun sequence DNA:
- the LOC104745749 gene encoding protein Jade-1-like isoform X2, whose product MDAAAQYQDLPPLKRYRLIQRDLEAAQQNQPEAKSSLQLPAKKRKQTRVDYDEDTENSNPTYHCLPAKKRIWAVDPDLLSGNPFSSFDLNIEYKPSVEESSVEKKSTLVVESSLEVEEGDDDKENIDPLGNVKVLDLEGREEVVEDEDGIMCAVCQSTDGDPTNPIVFCDGCDLMVHASCYGNPLVKAIPEGDWFCSQCMSSKKNREKVLSCCLCTTKGGAMKPTNDGRWAHITCALFVPEVYFEDPEGREGICCSEVPSRRWKDRCYLCKVRRGCVIECSEMRCQLAFHVTCGLKEDLCIEYREGKKTCGLVVGFCNEHTKLWEKESGKFKIVAREEDKK is encoded by the exons ATGGATGCTGCTGCTCAGTATCAAGATCTACCTCCTCTCAAAAGATACAGACTGATACAGCGAGATCTCGAAGCTGCGCAACAGAACCAACCAGAGGCGAAGTCGTCGTTGCAGTTGCCGGCCAAGAAGAGAAAGCAGACTCGTGTCGACTACGACGAAGACACCGAGAACTCTAACCCTACCTATCATTGTCTTCCGGCGAAGAAAAGGATCTGGGCGGTTGATCCTGATCTGCTCTCCGGTAACCCCTTTTCGTCTTTTGATCTGAATATTGAGTATAAGCCTTCTGTTGAGGAGAGTTCAGTTGAGAAAAAGTCAACTCTAGTTGTTGAATCGAGTCTAGAGGTagaagaaggtgatgatgataaagaGAATATAGATCCTCTAGGGAATGTAAAAGTATTGGATCTAGAAGGTAGAGAAGAAGTagtagaagatgaagatgggATTATGTGTGCTGTTTGTCAAAGTACAGATGGTGATCCAACGAATCCAATTGTGTTCTGTGATGGTTGTGATTTGATGGTTCATGCTTCTTGTTATGGGAATCCTCTTGTTAAGGCTATACCAGAAGGTGATTGGTTTTGTAGTCAGTGTATGTCTTCGAAGAAGAATCGAGAGAAGGTTTTGTCTTGCTGTTTGTGTACAACTAAAGGTGGAGCGATGAAACCTACGAATGATGGTCGATGGGCTCACATTACTTGTGCGTTGTTTGTGCCTGAGGTTTACTTTGAGGATCCTGAAGGAAGGGAAGGGATTTGTTGTAGTGAGGTACCGAGTAGGAGATGGAAAGATAGGTGTTATTTGTGTAAGGTTAGGCGTGGGTGTGTTATTGAGTGTTCGGAGATGAGGTGTCAGTTGGCTTTTCATGTTACTTGTGGGTTGAAGGAGGATCTTTGTATTGAGTATCGTGAAGGCAAGAAGACTTGTGGTCTTGTTGTTGGTTTCTGCAATGAGCATACCAAACTATGGGAAAAg GAAAGTGGGAAGTTCAAGATTGTTgctagagaagaagataaaaagtaG
- the LOC104748197 gene encoding LOW QUALITY PROTEIN: putative F-box/LRR-repeat protein At4g15060 (The sequence of the model RefSeq protein was modified relative to this genomic sequence to represent the inferred CDS: substituted 1 base at 1 genomic stop codon), whose amino-acid sequence MRMRILGNMNSSMIDLDITFTYVDYMGRSSLNPKKSFGDFEDVDNISQLPDELLLKVLLFLPTKVAVSTSILSKRWEFLWMWLPKLEYDSIYYSYDGPLSVGLDPERENLVNFIXFNLPLHKAPVLECFRPNFSYGPNQIVKAETFSTWVVIAVSRCVRELSLKLIDCTNHTLTMIPSSLYTCKSLVILKLIDDIVVHVPRMACLSNLKTLLLRRVIYSDDKSFYRLLSSCPVLEDLMLEQHKYHCLRTLRVIVPSLQRLTLKIRRGDKFDELVIDTPSLKYFEVTDYKERYVTEDDSYSFEFKDMPNLEEAYIDSKNPDVEKFVRSITFVKRVSLCIRVNAEEAVYREGLAFNQLKHLKLCPCDPNWSKLLVRLLKDSPNLKELEVYINDDHKESNLDPLLRWDNELNCVPECLLSSLETFKWTGIQGSRKVIDLAKYILRNARCLKAVTIRFRSALETEDEREMMITSMPLVFIVWKLLANFKMLASTKLLL is encoded by the exons ATGAGGATGAGAATTTTGGGTAACATGAATTCAAGCATGATAGATTTAGACATAACATTTACTTATGTGGATTACATGGGACGG tcTTCGTTAAACCCGAAAAAGAGTTTCGGAGATTTTGAAGACGTGGATAATATAAGTCAATTGCCTGATGAATTGCTATTGAAGGTACTATTGTTTCTCCCAACAAAAGTTGCTGTAAGCACAAGTATATTATCCAAGCGATGGGAGTTTCTTTGGATGTGGTTGCCTAAGCTTGAGTACGATTCAATCTATTACTCATATGATGGTCCCCTAAGTGTAGGGCTTGATCCTGAACGTGAAAATCTggtgaattttatttaattcaatcTGCCATTACATAAAGCTCCGGTCTTAGAATGCTTTCGTCCCAACTTTAGCTATGGACCAAATCAAATAGTTAAAGCTGAAACTTTTAGTACGTGGGTTGTAATAGCAGTTTCTCGCTGTGTCCGTGAGTTAAGCCTCAAACTTATTGATTGTACGAATCACACGTTGACTATGATACCGAGTAGTTTGTATACCTGCAAATCGCTTGTGATCTTGAAACTCATAGACGACATAGTCGTGCATGTACCTCGCATGGCTTGTCTCTCAAACTTAAAAACTTTGCTCCTTCGACGTGTGATTTACTCAGATGACAAGTCTTTTTACCGACTTCTTTCCAGTTGCCCTGTTCTTGAGGATCTAATGTTGGAACAACATAAATATCACTGTCTTAGAACATTGAGGGTAATTGTCCCATCTTTGCAGAGACTAACCCTAAAGATAAGAAGAGGTGATAAGTTCGATGAGCTTGTGATAGACACTCCTTCTTTGAAGTATTTCGAAGTTACGGATTATAAAGAAAGATATGTAACTGAGGACGATAGCTACTCCTTCGAATTCAAAGATATGCCTAACTTGGAGGAGGCGTACATTGATTCGAAAAACCCTGATGTCGAAAAGTTTGTTAGATCAATCACATTCGTCAAGCGGGTCTCATTATGCATACGAGTCAATGCTGAAGAG GCGGTGTATCGTGAAGGTCTTGCATTTAACCAGCTAAAACATCTGAAGCTATGTCCATGCGATCCAAATTGGTCGAAACTACTTGTTCGGTTACTTAAAGATTCTCCTAATTTAAAAGAGTTAGAGGTCTATATTAATGAT GACCATAAAGAGAGTAATTTAGATCCACTGCTTCGCTGGGATAATGAACTGAATTGTGTTCCTGAATGCTTGTTATCGAGTCTTGAAACTTTCAAGTGGACAGGGATACAAGGATCTCGAAAAGTGATAGATTTGGCAAAATATATCTTGAGAAATGCTCGTTGCTTAAAGGCTGTGACAATCAGGTTCCGGTCTGCTCTAGAGACTGAAGATGAACGTGAGATG ATGATCACCTCAATGCCGCTAGTGTTTATTGTTTGGAAGTTGCTTGCCAATTTTAAGATGTTGGCTTCGACAAAGCTATTGTTATGA
- the LOC104745754 gene encoding putative callose synthase 8: MSHEIVPVDPTDVFVDMDPIFPEDSPTIRRSMRSVTSQEQYVWVPYDSEKLPETLASGIQRFLRVANLVESEEPRVAYLCRFYTFEVAHRIDARSSGRGVRQFKTSLLRRLEKDDELTMRIRKDRNDIKELKRVYDAYLEYIITHGHLDNSQPEKLINARTVASVLYEVLKAADTSGAYVSLSAPESILLNRDEETGELHDMVISIEEEETHKRILDETFVDEKALKDDRQTHLSQGDDSIQSNHLTQTDINAIHKEEVQIKEDRRFANGSMVDGVRPSSAVPSLSNEDKYLETQEKLNKVEKKIKEMELKLKDVDFWTNMMQNMFPDQVPPSMRANQTENNKQXSD, encoded by the exons ATGTCTCACGAAATTGTCCCCGTTGATCCCACCgatgtttttgttgatatggATCCCATCTTCCCCGAAGATTCGCCAACCATCCGCCGGTCCATGAGATCCGTCACTTCTCAGGAACAATATGTGTGGGTACCCTATGACAGCGAGAAGCTTCCCGAGACGTTAGCCTCAGGGATTCAAAGGTTTCTTCGTGTAGCTAACTTGGTTGAGTCTGAAGAACCTCGTGTTGCTTATCTTT GTCGTTTTTATACGTTTGAGGTAGCTCACCGAATTGATGCCAGGTCCTCTGGAAGAGGTGTAAGACAGTTCAAAACTTCTCTTCTTCGAAGGCTTGAGAAG GATGACGAGTTAACTATGAGAATAAGAAAGGATAGGAATGATATTAAGGAACTCAAACGTGTTTATGATGCTTACTTGGAATACATTATCACACATGGTCATTTGGATAACAG TCAGCCAGAGAAGTTGATAAACGCACGCACAGTTGCGTCCGTTTTGTATGAAGTTCTCAAGGCAGCCGACACTAGTGGCGCTTACGTCTCACTCTCAGCCCCGGAAAGTATACTATTAAACCGGGATGAGGAGACTGGTGAACTACATGACATGGTCATCTCAATAGAGGAAGAGGAAACCCACAAGAGAATTTTGGATGAGACCTTTGTCGACGAAAAAGCCCTGAAGGATGATAGACAAACTCACTTGTCTCAAGGCGATGACTCCATCCAGTCAAACCATCTCACCCAAACTGACATAAATGCCATCCACAAAGAG GAAGTTCAAATAAAGGAAGACAGAAGGTTTGCAAATGGGTCAATGGTGGACGGTGTCAGACCGAGTTCCGCAGTTCCATCTTTGTCAAACGAAGATAAATATCTTGAGACACAAGAAAAATTgaacaaggtggagaagaagattaaggAGATGGAGCTGAAACTCAAGGATGTCGACTTCTGGACTAACATGATGCAAAACATGTTTCCAGACCAAGTACCTCCGTCCATGAGAGCGAACCAAACCGAGAACAACAAACAACANTCAGAC
- the LOC104745753 gene encoding uncharacterized protein LOC104745753 isoform X2, whose amino-acid sequence MAQLNLNKGKATMVRTETVKISDSVMAHRIQQFSLTLIGRLMNPTVQRMESLVANLPKIWKLEERVEGADLGQDTFQFNFETEEDLQGVLRNGPYHFDNWMLALVRWEPIISNTYPSAINFWVKATGIPMHFWETATLQAIGKKIGILRDVDEETGSLFVTINGFNPLIFHLVVPFNTGDEVVVSLEYEKLIGFCTHCYRLTHDQKFCPELSKGEGNRGQGEGVDKRGGPWNPSLLKPSVQQFEGSWEKPRKFAKRALDFNSEFNRERDQQQVRLGESSKNGFRFQATNQGDVGQYRSYGKHVEAREGHGASMVHQSRTHHPRKGSGPAWPKPLYQAKKKQVPQPENVLD is encoded by the coding sequence ATGGCTCAACTGAACCTCAACAAAGGAAAGGCAACAATGGTTCGAACAGAGACAGTGAAAATCTCCGACTCTGTGATGGCACATCGTATTCAACAGTTTTCTTTAACCCTCATTGGGAGGTTGATGAATCCTACGGTTCAGAGAATGGAGTCCCTGGTGGCTAATTTGCCAAAAATTTGGAAGCTAGAAGAGAGGGTTGAAGGTGCGGATTTGGGTCAGGATAcgtttcaatttaattttgaaacagaggaagatcTTCAGGGTGTGTTAAGGAATGGTCCTTACCACTTCGATAATTGGATGTTAGCCTTGGTTCGATGGGAACCTATCATTTCAAACACTTATCCCTCTGCTATTAACTTCTGGGTGAAAGCTACTGGGATCCCTATGCATTTCTGGGAGACTGCAACTCTTCAAGCTATAGGGAAAAAGATTGGGATACTTCGTGATGTCGATGAGGAAACTGGTAGTCTTTTTGTGACTATCAATGGCTTTAATCCTCTCATTTTCCACCTGGTGGTCCCGTTTAACACTGGAGATGAGGTGGTGGTCTCGCTAGAGTATGAGAAGCTGATCGGTTTTTGTACTCATTGCTATAGGCTCACTCATGATCAGAAGTTCTGTCCCGAGTTGAGTAAGGGTGAAGGGAATCGTGGTCAGGGTGAAGGTGTGGATAAGAGGGGTGGTCCGTGGAATCCTTCATTGCTAAAACCGTCTGTTCAACAATTTGAGGGGAGTTGGGAAAAGCCAAGAAAATTTGCTAAGAGAGCTCTTGATTTTAACTCAGAGTTTAATCGAGAAAGGGATCAACAGCAGGTGCGTCTTGGTGAGAGTTCAAAAAATGGATTTCGATTCCAGGCTACTAATCAAGGAGACGTGGGTCAGTATAGGAGTTATGGGAAACATGTAGAGGCAAGAGAGGGTCACGGTGCTTCCATGGTCCATCAGTCTCGCACTCATCACCCTAGAAAGGGGAGTGGTCCTGCCTGGCCGAAGCCTCTCTATCAGGCGAAGAAGAAACAGGTTCCGCAGCCTGAAAATGTTCTCGATTGA
- the LOC104745752 gene encoding bidirectional sugar transporter SWEET2, with amino-acid sequence MDVYTFNVSLSLCKDVAGIAGNIFAFGLFVSPMPTFRRIMRNKSTEQFSGLPYIYALVNCLICLWYGTPFISHSNTMLMTVNSVGATFQLCYIILFIMHTDKKNKMKMLALLFVVFAVVGLIVAGSLQIPDQLTRWYFVGFLSCGSLVSMSASPLFVINLVIRTKSVEFMPFYLSLSTFLMSASFLLYGLFNSDAFVYIPNGIGTILGIVQLALYCYYHRNSIAEETKEPLIVSYV; translated from the exons ATGGATGTATATACTTTCAATGTTTCTTTATCTCTGTGTAAAGATGTTGCCGGAATCGCAg GCAACATATTTGCATTTGGGCTATTCGTTTCACCAAT gccAACGTTTAGGAGAATCATGAGGAACAAATCTACAGAGCAATTCTCGGGTTTACCATACATTTACGCTCTCGTAAACTGCTTGATATGCCTTTGGTATGGCACACCTTTCATATCACACAGCAATACTATGCTTATGACTGTGAATTCTGTTGGAGCCACTTTTCAGCTTTGCTACATTATCCTCTTCATCATGCACACAGACAAGAAGAACAAG ATGAAGATGCTTGCTTTGctttttgtggtgtttgctgTGGTTGGATTGATTGTAGCTGGAAGTTTGCAGATACCTGACCAGCTCACACGATGGTACTTTGTCGGGTTCTTGAGCTGCGGTTCTCTTGTCTCGATGTCTGCCTCGCCTTTGTTTGTTATA AACCTAGTGATTCGGACTAAGAGCGTTGAGTTCATGcctttttatctctctctatcGACTTTCTTGATGAGTGCTTCCTTCTTACTTTACGGGTTATTCAACAGTGACGCCTTTGTTTAT ATACCAAATGGAATAGGAACTATTCTTGGTATAGTGCAGCTGGCTTTGTACTGTTACTACCACAGGAATTCTAtagcagaagaaacaaaagagccTCTGATTGTATCTTATGTGTGA
- the LOC104745751 gene encoding uncharacterized protein LOC104745751 produces MEALWKLEEKLNLTTKEAVVILVGTAAAVTLLCIAAAFLNRNSRGKQVADAEWAFEAAVVSRAMEEKRECKWSKVKRTLMGSFCWSSGAKWMEIETLRPPPLLAAKERSLNAVDPVWKRPILMGEKCELPRFSGLILYDECGLPRHHPQLQEQVKQSSMVRTTLRDLL; encoded by the exons ATGGAAGCCTTGTGGAAGTTGGAGGAGAAACTGAATCTAACAACCAAAGAAGCAGTTGTGATCTTGGTCGGAACAGCGGCTGCAGTAACGCTACTCTGCATAGCCGCAGCGTTTCTTAACCGCAATTCTCGAGGGAAGCAAGTAGCAGACGCGGAGTGGGCGTTCGAAGCAGCGGTTGTATCGAGAGCTATGGAGGAAAAGAGAGAATGTAAGTGGAGTAAAGTGAAGAGAACATTGATGGGTTCGTTTTGTTGGAGCTCTGGAGCCAAGTGGATGGAGATAGAAACGCTAAGGCCGCCTCCATTGCTTGCAGCTAAAGAAAGGAGTCTTAATGCGGTTGATCCGGTTTGGAAGCGACCGATTCTGATGGGTGAGAAATGTGAATTACCGCGGTTTAGCGGTCTTATATTGTATGATGAATGTGGCCTTCCTCGTCATCATCCTCAACTTCAAGAACAA GTAAAACAGAGCTCTATGGTAAGAACAACTCTGAGAGATTTGCTGTAA
- the LOC104745748 gene encoding protein FLX-like 1, whose amino-acid sequence MSGRNRGPPPPSMKGGSYSGLQPPVHQQPPFVRGLGGGGGGPVPPPPHPSMIDDGREAQFRVDARGLPPQFSIMEDRLAAQNQDVQGLLADNQTVAAIHVALNQELEVAQHELQRIMHYIDSLRAEEEIMMREMYDKSMRSEMELREVDAMRGEIQKIRVDIKELTSGRQELNSQVHVMTQDLARLTSDLQQIPTLTAEIENTKQELQRARAAIDYEKKGYAENYEHGKIMEHKLVAMARELEKLRAEIANSESRAHATGPVGNPGGVAYGGGYGNPEAGYPVNPYQPNYVMNPAQAGVVGYYPPPYGPPQAAWAGGYDPQQHQQQPQGQQGQQGQQGHR is encoded by the exons ATGTCTGGAAGAAATCGTGGACCTCCTCCACCTTCGATGAAAGGTGGCTCTTACAGTGGCTTACAACCTCCGGTTCATCAACAACCGCCTTTCGTTAGAGgcttaggaggaggaggaggaggaccagtgcctcctcctcctcatccttCTATGATTGATGATGGTAGGGAAGCTCAGTTTAGAGTTGATGCAAGAGGTCTTCCTCCACAGTTTTCAATCATGGAGGATCGTCTCGCTGCTCAGAACCAAGATGTTCAGGGTTTACTTGCTGATAACCAGACGGTTGCTGCTATTCATGTGGCGTTGAATCAAGAACTTGAAGTTGCTCAGCATGAGTTGCAGAGAATTATGCATTACATTGATTCATTGAGAGCTGAGGAAGAGATCATGATGAGGGAGATGTATGATAAATCTATGCGGTCTGAGATGGAACTGCGTGAGGTTGATGCTATGCGAGGTGAGATTCAGAAGATTCGGGTGGATATTAAAGAGTTGACTTCTGGTAGGCAAGAACTTAACAGCCAGGTTCATGTGATGACTCAAGATTTGGCTAGACTTACATCAGATTTGCAGCAGATACCAACACTAACTGCAGAAATTGAGAACACAAAGCAAGAGTTGCAAAGAGCAAG AGCGGCTATTGATTATGAGAAGAAAGGATATGCGGAAAATTACGAGCACGGCAAAATTATGGAGCATAAATTAGTTGCAATGGCTCGGGAACTGGAGAAGCTTCGAGCAGAGATTGCTAACTCAGAGTCGAGGGCTCATGCAACTGGCCCTGTTGGGAATCCTG GTGGAGTTGCTTATGGTGGTGGCTATGGGAATCCTGAGGCTGGGTATCCTGTGAATCCTTATCAACCCAACTATGTCATGAATCCA GCACAAGCAGGCGTTGTTGGCTATTATCCTCCTCCTTACGGACCACCGCAGGCTGCGTGGGCTGGTGGCTACGATCCGCAGCAACACCAACAGCAGCCACAAGGACAACAAGGACAACAAGGACAACAAGGACATCGATGA
- the LOC104745749 gene encoding protein Jade-1-like isoform X1 yields the protein MDAAAQYQDLPPLKRYRLIQRDLEAAQQNQPEAKSSLQLPAKKRKQTRVDYDEDTENSNPTYHCLPAKKRIWAVDPDLLSGNPFSSFDLNIEYKPSVEESSVEKKSTLVVESSLEVEEGDDDKENIDPLGNVKVLDLEGREEVVEDEDGIMCAVCQSTDGDPTNPIVFCDGCDLMVHASCYGNPLVKAIPEGDWFCSQCMSSKKNREKVLSCCLCTTKGGAMKPTNDGRWAHITCALFVPEVYFEDPEGREGICCSEVPSRRWKDRCYLCKVRRGCVIECSEMRCQLAFHVTCGLKEDLCIEYREGKKTCGLVVGFCNEHTKLWEKQQESGKFKIVAREEDKK from the exons ATGGATGCTGCTGCTCAGTATCAAGATCTACCTCCTCTCAAAAGATACAGACTGATACAGCGAGATCTCGAAGCTGCGCAACAGAACCAACCAGAGGCGAAGTCGTCGTTGCAGTTGCCGGCCAAGAAGAGAAAGCAGACTCGTGTCGACTACGACGAAGACACCGAGAACTCTAACCCTACCTATCATTGTCTTCCGGCGAAGAAAAGGATCTGGGCGGTTGATCCTGATCTGCTCTCCGGTAACCCCTTTTCGTCTTTTGATCTGAATATTGAGTATAAGCCTTCTGTTGAGGAGAGTTCAGTTGAGAAAAAGTCAACTCTAGTTGTTGAATCGAGTCTAGAGGTagaagaaggtgatgatgataaagaGAATATAGATCCTCTAGGGAATGTAAAAGTATTGGATCTAGAAGGTAGAGAAGAAGTagtagaagatgaagatgggATTATGTGTGCTGTTTGTCAAAGTACAGATGGTGATCCAACGAATCCAATTGTGTTCTGTGATGGTTGTGATTTGATGGTTCATGCTTCTTGTTATGGGAATCCTCTTGTTAAGGCTATACCAGAAGGTGATTGGTTTTGTAGTCAGTGTATGTCTTCGAAGAAGAATCGAGAGAAGGTTTTGTCTTGCTGTTTGTGTACAACTAAAGGTGGAGCGATGAAACCTACGAATGATGGTCGATGGGCTCACATTACTTGTGCGTTGTTTGTGCCTGAGGTTTACTTTGAGGATCCTGAAGGAAGGGAAGGGATTTGTTGTAGTGAGGTACCGAGTAGGAGATGGAAAGATAGGTGTTATTTGTGTAAGGTTAGGCGTGGGTGTGTTATTGAGTGTTCGGAGATGAGGTGTCAGTTGGCTTTTCATGTTACTTGTGGGTTGAAGGAGGATCTTTGTATTGAGTATCGTGAAGGCAAGAAGACTTGTGGTCTTGTTGTTGGTTTCTGCAATGAGCATACCAAACTATGGGAAAAg CAACAGGAAAGTGGGAAGTTCAAGATTGTTgctagagaagaagataaaaagtaG
- the LOC104745756 gene encoding putative callose synthase 8, giving the protein MSHEEIVPVDSTEVFVDMDPIFPEDSQQFTRSVTFREQYVWEPCDSEKLPETLASGIQRFLRVANLVESEEPRIAYLCRFYTFEVAHRLDATSTGRGVRQFKNSLLRRLEKDDELTARLRKERDNKELKRVYDVYLEYVIRNGAAFNLDNSQREKLINARRIASVLYEVLKANDTTGAYAAAPESILLKWDEETGELLVEKSELIDENCKALDEETQIHMSQGDDINAIHKELTTHLRC; this is encoded by the exons ATGTCTCACGAAGAAATTGTCCCCGTTGATTCCACCGAAGTTTTTGTTGATATGGATCCCATCTTCCCCGAAGATTCGCAGCAGTTCACGAGATCCGTCACTTTTCGGGAACAATATGTGTGGGAGCCCTGTGACAGCGAGAAGCTTCCGGAGACGTTAGCCTCAGGGATTCAAAGGTTTCTTCGTGTAGCAAACTTGGTTGAGTCTGAAGAACCTCGTATTGCTTATCTTT GCCGTTTTTATACGTTTGAGGTAGCTCACCGACTTGACGCTACTTCAACCGGAAGAGGTGTACGACAGTTCAAAAATTCTCTTCTTCGAAGGCTTGAGAAG GATGACGAGTTGACTGCGAGGTTAAGAAAAGAGAGGGATAATAAGGAACTCAAACGTGTTTATGATGTTTACTTGGAATACGTTATCAGAAATGGTGCAGCATTCAATTTGGATAATAG TCAGCGAGAGAAGTTGATAAACGCACGCAGAATTGCTTCTGTTTTGTATGAAGTTCTTAAGGCAAACGACACAACTGGTGCTTACGCAGCAGCCCCAGAAAGTATACTATTAAAATGGGATGAGGAGACTGGTGAACTACTTGTCGAAAAATCCGAGTTGATAGATGAGAACTGCAAAGCCCTGGACGAAGAGACACAAATTCACATGTCTCAAG GCGATGACATAAATGCCATTCACAAAGAGTTAACAACACATTTGAGATGTTAA
- the LOC104745753 gene encoding uncharacterized protein LOC104745753 isoform X1, with the protein MFLDGGSRDGLWWFPFGFLDYEAGSIRSLLSDAVMDQYRGNQKFGIWRKRDLDFQGSTLGVWRISQIMKDPISLTGDLLSMEFVCDCFGRVGFRYGKWGFWFQEASGKQIFGLLLFSDRISCSRIRCLMEIESADSGLSIFIWIRVVLTLIILFSSFFLSTFNSFFYIFGLLLCSASFSSKASLCVPFSGRIIMAQLNLNKGKATMVRTETVKISDSVMAHRIQQFSLTLIGRLMNPTVQRMESLVANLPKIWKLEERVEGADLGQDTFQFNFETEEDLQGVLRNGPYHFDNWMLALVRWEPIISNTYPSAINFWVKATGIPMHFWETATLQAIGKKIGILRDVDEETGSLFVTINGFNPLIFHLVVPFNTGDEVVVSLEYEKLIGFCTHCYRLTHDQKFCPELSKGEGNRGQGEGVDKRGGPWNPSLLKPSVQQFEGSWEKPRKFAKRALDFNSEFNRERDQQQVRLGESSKNGFRFQATNQGDVGQYRSYGKHVEAREGHGASMVHQSRTHHPRKGSGPAWPKPLYQAKKKQVPQPENVLD; encoded by the coding sequence ATGTTTCTTGACGGCGGATCTCGTGATGGTTTATGGTGGTTTCCTTTTGGTTTTTTGGATTATGAGGCTGGGAGTATACGATCCCTACTGTCGGATGCAGTGATGGATCAGTATCGGGGGAATCAGAAATTTGGGATTTGGAGAAAGAGGGATCTCGATTTCCAGGGATCTACATTGGGAGTTTGGCGGATTTCCCAGATTATGAAAGATCCGATTTCCTTGACTGGTGATCTGTTATCTATGGaatttgtttgtgattgttttggGCGAGTTGGTTTTAGATATGGAAAGTGGGGATTCTGGTTTCAGGAAGCTTCGGGTAAGCAAATATTCGGTTTACTCTTGTTTAGTGATCGGATTAGTTGCTCAAGGATTCGATGTCTAATGGAGATTGAAAGCGCGGATTCTGgtttatcaatatttatatGGATCCGTGTCGTGCTTACTCTCATCATCttgttttcttcattctttCTGAGTACTTTCAACAGCTTTTTCTACATTTTCGGGTTGTTACTCTGTAGTGCTTCGTTTTCATCAAAGGCTTCTCTTTGTGTTCCGTTTTCTGGTAGGATTATCATGGCTCAACTGAACCTCAACAAAGGAAAGGCAACAATGGTTCGAACAGAGACAGTGAAAATCTCCGACTCTGTGATGGCACATCGTATTCAACAGTTTTCTTTAACCCTCATTGGGAGGTTGATGAATCCTACGGTTCAGAGAATGGAGTCCCTGGTGGCTAATTTGCCAAAAATTTGGAAGCTAGAAGAGAGGGTTGAAGGTGCGGATTTGGGTCAGGATAcgtttcaatttaattttgaaacagaggaagatcTTCAGGGTGTGTTAAGGAATGGTCCTTACCACTTCGATAATTGGATGTTAGCCTTGGTTCGATGGGAACCTATCATTTCAAACACTTATCCCTCTGCTATTAACTTCTGGGTGAAAGCTACTGGGATCCCTATGCATTTCTGGGAGACTGCAACTCTTCAAGCTATAGGGAAAAAGATTGGGATACTTCGTGATGTCGATGAGGAAACTGGTAGTCTTTTTGTGACTATCAATGGCTTTAATCCTCTCATTTTCCACCTGGTGGTCCCGTTTAACACTGGAGATGAGGTGGTGGTCTCGCTAGAGTATGAGAAGCTGATCGGTTTTTGTACTCATTGCTATAGGCTCACTCATGATCAGAAGTTCTGTCCCGAGTTGAGTAAGGGTGAAGGGAATCGTGGTCAGGGTGAAGGTGTGGATAAGAGGGGTGGTCCGTGGAATCCTTCATTGCTAAAACCGTCTGTTCAACAATTTGAGGGGAGTTGGGAAAAGCCAAGAAAATTTGCTAAGAGAGCTCTTGATTTTAACTCAGAGTTTAATCGAGAAAGGGATCAACAGCAGGTGCGTCTTGGTGAGAGTTCAAAAAATGGATTTCGATTCCAGGCTACTAATCAAGGAGACGTGGGTCAGTATAGGAGTTATGGGAAACATGTAGAGGCAAGAGAGGGTCACGGTGCTTCCATGGTCCATCAGTCTCGCACTCATCACCCTAGAAAGGGGAGTGGTCCTGCCTGGCCGAAGCCTCTCTATCAGGCGAAGAAGAAACAGGTTCCGCAGCCTGAAAATGTTCTCGATTGA